In one Arthrobacter sp. TMP15 genomic region, the following are encoded:
- a CDS encoding helix-turn-helix domain-containing protein, whose translation MPKYVYSTPPPPREAAEVIEIFGMTPLRAAILRHLWQSPDGATSGDIGRYLKVNYRTVARHLVRLEELGAVESDADIDRQGVRVIYKVSADGFDSAVTELLQYLKGR comes from the coding sequence ATGCCGAAATATGTATACTCGACACCACCGCCTCCAAGAGAGGCCGCAGAAGTAATCGAAATTTTCGGCATGACCCCACTCAGGGCGGCGATTCTCCGGCATCTTTGGCAGAGCCCGGACGGGGCAACCTCGGGGGATATTGGCAGATATCTCAAGGTCAACTATCGAACGGTTGCTAGGCATCTGGTGAGGCTGGAAGAGCTTGGAGCAGTTGAATCTGACGCAGACATTGACCGGCAAGGTGTTCGCGTCATATACAAAGTTAGCGCTGACGGATTCGATTCTGCTGTAACAGAGCTTTTGCAATACCTAAAGGGTAGATAA